A window of the Ostrea edulis chromosome 1, xbOstEdul1.1, whole genome shotgun sequence genome harbors these coding sequences:
- the LOC125663952 gene encoding uncharacterized protein LOC125663952 isoform X2, translating to MGRDICFGAVVKSKERISWRKDTLPSNPTSKKKKAFERPTPGRSSGSFKGSSLVTTLIAQNPIRFKNRSAALQFAQDLFRKGTIKSIHGARFFEDSELLYVWQDENQNQERSSRSMTSSESTSQKYQIKTFDTNTSEAETKQKSLINDFFKDLEEDFPDTKNSTDVDRSGHYASLTPWAIQRASTASSDSSADTISHSYSKYKNTSSRTSAPFSMATSRDHDAIPEETSIERAEGHSLELELDRSMQRISEPSVARRWPDPQYCYSDNEKQLIEEMKRMKRDHTEIVKSYEDRVSKLMTKMGELRSIAEMLENSGTKPNSYGVLPKSSLLNLIDTKLDQERRQPETTLTYSLELPPPLPPRPGRGNIVYPNKPLVRPTVKMKALDWNRIILNRSGDDSVRSTVCNTIWHSMLEPKIDNEEVERLFQQQEGTNMDGMTLYSDIISQRGKTKHQLVTIIEREKSGRLAFTMKALPHPLSRLSQAIASLEIFPINTDRFAELMELFGASTDVDKINAYVKRKGPGNLDHPEYLLYELSKMEHFRERVDFLRFRYRAQWQLFEMDQQLRELHTACDEIINSLSLKNLLETLLAVGNYLNGSSQNGQADGFSINILNKLKDIKDIDDKGNLLEFIMKMYCQFYEVEIDLGCPTRFRLPEPSNMRHAAQVSFESIHESLATLHAELRSFQDKILERLTKTESSQSVTSFRTIADNFFTSTQEVMTEADTRLRETKDMFEKTKLYFMYDNPQCTPQDFFQIWAVFLHDCKYYWKLAHRKIAKDRFEFEFKYKGQMSVNSAHGYDSFRASMLRRLTTLHQTIPDRTSAENQTPKPQLNNWTDTVDAKTTSEVFDKGSFALKKQDLDITSSSSPKLLTSEPPASLHKPQPVMNGHQDVPLLQTSSNYENHEDIENVGVGPQSDTRSDPIDERPPMPLPGQDLTDQKLSEKQATFSIKTWLKREPGRSLETPEPQAKRPSSSTTFSKLRSNFVQKITGSNSHTPKRPNQLSVPNHQNAEVTESFVRPLEVSPSFTPLKITTDFENIDPYVTSLGREDRQNVESSNNNVRNYPFTSSADRRNFDHRWSAGRRGRHPGRNGSDISTEYAGLYHTPPFSNTAVDRDGYASPNVIGPFTKSDINNNEKHLNGENNIDRDRSVHVLSRAPLSHSDHHNLSFQSRDNAPSLKKLNSGNTPNYKSKSNSRQVRLDVSSAMKYQTEMGSQQLAEMTPSDMSHTDLKVPMREHRPPPSIDNSPAQAETKKESSWRKELSNLYNQSATSSHTNEEKPIKITLGRAHQRQQKAAQQQQQQNNLKPIAGNVGNSITKRDTPPQKPPRTPQMQRSHCHMDLSQTNADQEKPIVPDRSRAQHHAITSLINRFEKNAPLNDANSINRNLKSKKLVITSTPLTENKTFPEDGEDPPPLPPRFDHQYPEGKGQYTSNSNESTLVKTPVSNQLETKQSQSVPNYLHSKRFDIHMSDGSASMPKPIHSRESTGLSDVDGYTDQLRKAASSSVFDRYKQHKPQTHIDTDSKSNIETARRNLNLVYDRQSVPSSNYNTQSTSTHQPMSSYGSRASSLQTNTPNYTKVSHNHVTTAPSSYNNHRAQWREEGSAVIVKPPVTQGMVMDF from the exons ATGGGAAGAGACATCTGTTTCGGAGCAGTTGTAAAATCAAAGGAGAGAATATCTTGGCGGAAGGACACTTTGCCATCCAATCCGACGTCCAAGAAGAAAAAg GCGTTTGAGCGTCCAACTCCAGGAAGATCTAGTGGAAGTTTCAAAGGATCCTCTCTTGTAACAACATTGATTGCCCAAAATCCCATCAGGTTTAAAAATCGTTCTGCCGCCTTGCAATTTGCGCAGGATCTATTTCGCAAAGGTACCATCAAAAGTATTCATGGTGCCCGCTTTTTCGAAGATTCTGAGCTGTTGTATGTTTGGCAGGATGAGAATCAAAACCAGGAGAGATCCAGTCGAAGCATGACGTCATCCGAATCTACGTCACAAAAGTACCAAATAAAAACCTTTGATACCAATACTTCAGAGGcggaaacaaaacaaaagtctCTGATCAATGATTTCTTTAAGGACCTCGAGGAAGATTTTCCGGACACTAAAAATTCTACAGATGTAGATAGATCAGGCCACTACGCGTCACTGACCCCATGGGCCATTCAGAGGGCCAGCACCGCGTCCAGTGACAGCTCAGCCGACACCATATCACATAGTTATTCCAAATATAAGAACACCTCCTCGAGAACATCTGCTCCATTTTCAATGGCTACCTCAAGAGACCACGATGCCATTCCTGAAGAAACATCGATAGAACGAGCAGAGGGACATTCTTTGGAACTAGAACTTGATCGTAGTATGCAAAGGATAAGTGAACCCTCAGTTGCACGAAGATGGCCGGATCCTCAATATTGTTACTCTGATAACGAAAAACAACTGATAGAGGAAATGAAACGTATGAAACGGGATCATACAGAGATAGTGAAATCCTATGAAGACAGGGTATCTAAGCTGATGACAAAAATGGGAGAGCTGCGAAGCATTGCTGAAATGCTTGAAAATTCAGGAACAAAACCAAATTCCTATGGGGTTCTTCCGAAATCCTCCTTACTAAATCTAATAG ACACAAAACTAGACCAGGAGAGAAGACAACCGGAGACTACACTAACATACAGCCTAGAACTACCTCCACCTCTTCCGCCCAGACCTGGAAGGGGCAATATCGTGTACCCTAACAAACCGCTCGTCAGGCCAACCGTCAAGATGAAGGCTTTGGATTGGAACAGAATTATACTTAACCGCTCAG GCGATGATTCAGTTAGAAGCACTGTATGCAATACAATATGGCACAGTATGCTAGAACCTAAAATTGATAATGAGGAAGTTGAAAG ATTGTTCCAACAACAAGAGGGTACCAATATGGATGGAATGACCTTATATAGTGACATCATATCACAACGCGGGAAAACGAAACATCAA TTAGTAACCATAATAGAGAGGGAAAAATCGGGTCGACTTGCCTTCACGATGAAAGCTCTACCTCATCCATTGTCTAGATTGTCCCAGGCAATAGCAAGCCTAGAAATATTTCCTATAAACACAGATAG ATTTGCTGAATTGATGGAACTCTTTGGTGCTAGTACTGATGTTGACAAAATCAACGCCTATGTCAAAAGAAAGGGTCCAG GAAATCTAGATCACCCAGAATATTTACTGTATGAATTGTCCAAAATGGAACACTTCCGAGAGCGTGTTGATTTCCTCAGATTCAGATACAGAGCCCAGTGGCAGCTTTTTGAAATGG ATCAACAACTTCGAGAGTTACACACGGCTTGTGATGAAATCATCAACAG CCTTTCTCTGAAAAATCTATTGGAGACCCTCCTGGCGGTGGGAAACTACCTCAATGGGTCCTCGCAAAACGGACAAGCAGACGGATTTAGCATTAATATCCTCAACAAACTCAAAGACATTAAAGATATT GATGACAAGGGCAACCTTTTAGAATTTATTATGAAAATGTACTGCCAGTTTTACGAAGTAGAAATTGACCTCGGATGCCCTACTCGATTCCGACTTCCAGAACCTTCTAACATGAGACATGCTGCTCAG GTGTCCTTTGAGAGTATTCATGAATCTCTTGCCACACTTCACGCAGAACTCCGCTCATTTCAAGACAAG ATCCTTGAAAGGTTGACAAAAACGGAGTCATCCCAGTCTGTCACCAGTTTCAGGACAATTGCTGATAATTTCTTTACTTCAA CGCAAGAGGTTATGACAGAAGCAGACACTCGTCTTAGGGAAACAAAGGACATGTTCGAAAAGACCAAACTCTATTTTATGTACGACAACCCCCAG TGTACTCCACAAGATTTTTTCCAAATATGGGCTGTGTTCCTTCATGACTGCAAATACTACTGGAAGCTGGCTCATAGAAAGATTGCAAAAGACCGATTTGAATTCGAATTTAAATACAAGGGCCAAATG TCTGTTAACTCGGCCCACGGGTACGATAGTTTTCGAGCCAGCATGCTTCGAAGACTCACTACATTACACCAGACAATCCCTGATAGAACTTCTGCTGAAAATCAAACTCCGAAACCCCAGCTTAATAACTGGACCGACACAGTAGATGCTAAAACCACAAGTGAAGTTTTTGATAAAGGAAGTTTCGCGCTTAAGAAACAAGATTTAGACATAACATCTTCTTCATCCCCAAAGCTACTAACGTCTGAGCCCCCTGCAAGTCTTCACAAACCACAACCAGTGATGAATGGTCACCAGGATGTTCCATTGTTACAAACGTCGTCAAATTATGAAAATCACGAGGACATAGAAAATGTGGGAGTAGGGCCCCAGTCTGATACCCGTAGTGATCCTATTGACGAAAGACCACCAATGCCATTACCTGGTCAGGATTTAACTGATCAAAAGCTGTCAGAAAAACAAGCAACATTTTCCATTAAAACATGGCTGAAACGAGAGCCAGGTCGATCTCTTGAAACGCCAGAGCCACAGGCAAAGCGACCGTCTTCTAGTACGACATTTAGTAAGCTACGTAGTAATTTCGTTCAAAAAATCACTGGCTCTAATAGTCACACACCAAAAAGACCAAATCAGCTCAGTGTCCCCAATCATCAAAATGCTGAAGTCACCGAATCTTTTGTCAGACCTCTAGAGGTATCCCCTTCATTTACCCCGCTTAAAATAACCACAGACTTTGAAAACATCGACCCATATGTGACAAGTTTGGGTCGTGAAGATCGACAGAACGTAGAATCCTCAAATAATAATGTAAGGAATTACCCATTCACAAGTTCCGCTGATAGACGAAATTTTGACCATCGGTGGTCAGCGGGTCGACGTGGAAGACATCCAGGAAGAAACGGATCCGACATTTCTACAGAGTATGCCGGATTGTACCATACTCCTCCTTTCTCAAACACTGCTGTAGATAGAGATGGATATGCCTCACCAAATGTGATTGGACCATTTACCAAAAGTGatataaataacaatgaaaaacaCTTAAACGGGGAAAATAATATTGACCGAGATAGAAGTGTTCATGTTCTTTCTAGAGCACCCTTGTCTCATTCTGACCATCATAACCTTTCATTTCAATCTAGAGATAATGCACCTTCTTTAAAAAAGTTAAATTCGGGAAATACACCAAACTATAAATCAAAAAGCAATTCTAGACAGGTTCGACTGGATGTGTCTTCTGCTATGAAGTACCAAACAGAAATGGGATCACAGCAACTCGCCGAAATGACGCCTTCAGATATGTCGCATACTGATCTGAAAGTCCCAATGCGCGAACACAGACCCCCACCTTCCATAGATAATAGTCCTGCTCAAGCAGAGACAAAGAAAGAATCTTCTTGGAGAAAGGAACTAAGTAATTTGTACAACCAGTCTGCAACATCTTCACACACTAACGAAGAGAAACCGATAAAAATCACATTGGGTCGGGCCCATCAACGACAGCAAAAGGCAGCCCAGCAAcagcaacaacaaaacaatCTCAAACCTATCGCTGGGAATGTCGGAAACAGTATCACAAAGAGAGATACTCCACCTCAAAAACCACCACGAACTCCACAAATGCAGCGATCACATTGTCATATGGATCTATCCCAAACAAACGCAGACCAGGAGAAACCAATAGTTCCTGATAGAAGTCGTGCACAGCATCACGCCATCACATCACTTATCAACCGATTTGAGAAAAACGCTCCTTTAAACGATGCTAACTCAATTAATCGTAATTTGAAAAGTAAGAAATTAGTGATCACTTCAACTCCACTGACGGAAAATAAAACATTCCCTGAAGATGGAGAGGATCCCCCTCCACTGCCTCCGAGATTTGATCATCAGTACCCCGAGGGTAAAGGGCAGTACACTTCTAATTCCAACGAATCAACCCTAGTGAAAACACCGGTTAGCAACCAGTTAGAAACCAAACAGTCACAAAGTGTACCTAATTATTTACATTCCAAACGTTTTGATATACATATGAGTGATGGTAGTGCCTCCATGCCCAAACCCATTCATTCTCGGGAGAGCACTGGTTTGAGTGACGTGGACGGCTACACTGACCAACTACGCAAAGCGGCCAGTAGTTCTGTTTTTGACAGATATAAACAGCATAAACCCCAAACTCATATTGACACAGATTCAAAGTCCAACATAGAAACTGCTCGTAGGAATCTAAATCTTGTTTACGACAGACAAAGTGTTCCAAGTTCTAACTACAACACACAGTCCACAAGCACGCATCAACCAATGTCTTCTTATGGAAGTCGTGCTTCCTCTCTGCAAACAAATACTCCAAATTATACCAAAGTCAGTCATAATCACGTGACCACAGCTCCTTCCTCTTACAACAATCACCGCGCTCAATGGAGGGAGGAGGGTTCAGCAGTCATCGTTAAACCCCCAGTAACGCAAGGGATGGTCATGGACTTTTAg
- the LOC125663952 gene encoding uncharacterized protein LOC125663952 isoform X3 translates to MWFPKAFERPTPGRSSGSFKGSSLVTTLIAQNPIRFKNRSAALQFAQDLFRKGTIKSIHGARFFEDSELLYVWQDENQNQERSSRSMTSSESTSQKYQIKTFDTNTSEAETKQKSLINDFFKDLEEDFPDTKNSTDVDRSGHYASLTPWAIQRASTASSDSSADTISHSYSKYKNTSSRTSAPFSMATSRDHDAIPEETSIERAEGHSLELELDRSMQRISEPSVARRWPDPQYCYSDNEKQLIEEMKRMKRDHTEIVKSYEDRVSKLMTKMGELRSIAEMLENSGTKPNSYGVLPKSSLLNLIDTKLDQERRQPETTLTYSLELPPPLPPRPGRGNIVYPNKPLVRPTVKMKALDWNRIILNRSGDDSVRSTVCNTIWHSMLEPKIDNEEVERLFQQQEGTNMDGMTLYSDIISQRGKTKHQLVTIIEREKSGRLAFTMKALPHPLSRLSQAIASLEIFPINTDRFAELMELFGASTDVDKINAYVKRKGPGNLDHPEYLLYELSKMEHFRERVDFLRFRYRAQWQLFEMDQQLRELHTACDEIINSLSLKNLLETLLAVGNYLNGSSQNGQADGFSINILNKLKDIKDIDDKGNLLEFIMKMYCQFYEVEIDLGCPTRFRLPEPSNMRHAAQVSFESIHESLATLHAELRSFQDKILERLTKTESSQSVTSFRTIADNFFTSTQEVMTEADTRLRETKDMFEKTKLYFMYDNPQCTPQDFFQIWAVFLHDCKYYWKLAHRKIAKDRFEFEFKYKGQMSVNSAHGYDSFRASMLRRLTTLHQTIPDRTSAENQTPKPQLNNWTDTVDAKTTSEVFDKGSFALKKQDLDITSSSSPKLLTSEPPASLHKPQPVMNGHQDVPLLQTSSNYENHEDIENVGVGPQSDTRSDPIDERPPMPLPGQDLTDQKLSEKQATFSIKTWLKREPGRSLETPEPQAKRPSSSTTFSKLRSNFVQKITGSNSHTPKRPNQLSVPNHQNAEVTESFVRPLEVSPSFTPLKITTDFENIDPYVTSLGREDRQNVESSNNNVRNYPFTSSADRRNFDHRWSAGRRGRHPGRNGSDISTEYAGLYHTPPFSNTAVDRDGYASPNVIGPFTKSDINNNEKHLNGENNIDRDRSVHVLSRAPLSHSDHHNLSFQSRDNAPSLKKLNSGNTPNYKSKSNSRQVRLDVSSAMKYQTEMGSQQLAEMTPSDMSHTDLKVPMREHRPPPSIDNSPAQAETKKESSWRKELSNLYNQSATSSHTNEEKPIKITLGRAHQRQQKAAQQQQQQNNLKPIAGNVGNSITKRDTPPQKPPRTPQMQRSHCHMDLSQTNADQEKPIVPDRSRAQHHAITSLINRFEKNAPLNDANSINRNLKSKKLVITSTPLTENKTFPEDGEDPPPLPPRFDHQYPEGKGQYTSNSNESTLVKTPVSNQLETKQSQSVPNYLHSKRFDIHMSDGSASMPKPIHSRESTGLSDVDGYTDQLRKAASSSVFDRYKQHKPQTHIDTDSKSNIETARRNLNLVYDRQSVPSSNYNTQSTSTHQPMSSYGSRASSLQTNTPNYTKVSHNHVTTAPSSYNNHRAQWREEGSAVIVKPPVTQGMVMDF, encoded by the exons ATGTGGTTTCCAAAG GCGTTTGAGCGTCCAACTCCAGGAAGATCTAGTGGAAGTTTCAAAGGATCCTCTCTTGTAACAACATTGATTGCCCAAAATCCCATCAGGTTTAAAAATCGTTCTGCCGCCTTGCAATTTGCGCAGGATCTATTTCGCAAAGGTACCATCAAAAGTATTCATGGTGCCCGCTTTTTCGAAGATTCTGAGCTGTTGTATGTTTGGCAGGATGAGAATCAAAACCAGGAGAGATCCAGTCGAAGCATGACGTCATCCGAATCTACGTCACAAAAGTACCAAATAAAAACCTTTGATACCAATACTTCAGAGGcggaaacaaaacaaaagtctCTGATCAATGATTTCTTTAAGGACCTCGAGGAAGATTTTCCGGACACTAAAAATTCTACAGATGTAGATAGATCAGGCCACTACGCGTCACTGACCCCATGGGCCATTCAGAGGGCCAGCACCGCGTCCAGTGACAGCTCAGCCGACACCATATCACATAGTTATTCCAAATATAAGAACACCTCCTCGAGAACATCTGCTCCATTTTCAATGGCTACCTCAAGAGACCACGATGCCATTCCTGAAGAAACATCGATAGAACGAGCAGAGGGACATTCTTTGGAACTAGAACTTGATCGTAGTATGCAAAGGATAAGTGAACCCTCAGTTGCACGAAGATGGCCGGATCCTCAATATTGTTACTCTGATAACGAAAAACAACTGATAGAGGAAATGAAACGTATGAAACGGGATCATACAGAGATAGTGAAATCCTATGAAGACAGGGTATCTAAGCTGATGACAAAAATGGGAGAGCTGCGAAGCATTGCTGAAATGCTTGAAAATTCAGGAACAAAACCAAATTCCTATGGGGTTCTTCCGAAATCCTCCTTACTAAATCTAATAG ACACAAAACTAGACCAGGAGAGAAGACAACCGGAGACTACACTAACATACAGCCTAGAACTACCTCCACCTCTTCCGCCCAGACCTGGAAGGGGCAATATCGTGTACCCTAACAAACCGCTCGTCAGGCCAACCGTCAAGATGAAGGCTTTGGATTGGAACAGAATTATACTTAACCGCTCAG GCGATGATTCAGTTAGAAGCACTGTATGCAATACAATATGGCACAGTATGCTAGAACCTAAAATTGATAATGAGGAAGTTGAAAG ATTGTTCCAACAACAAGAGGGTACCAATATGGATGGAATGACCTTATATAGTGACATCATATCACAACGCGGGAAAACGAAACATCAA TTAGTAACCATAATAGAGAGGGAAAAATCGGGTCGACTTGCCTTCACGATGAAAGCTCTACCTCATCCATTGTCTAGATTGTCCCAGGCAATAGCAAGCCTAGAAATATTTCCTATAAACACAGATAG ATTTGCTGAATTGATGGAACTCTTTGGTGCTAGTACTGATGTTGACAAAATCAACGCCTATGTCAAAAGAAAGGGTCCAG GAAATCTAGATCACCCAGAATATTTACTGTATGAATTGTCCAAAATGGAACACTTCCGAGAGCGTGTTGATTTCCTCAGATTCAGATACAGAGCCCAGTGGCAGCTTTTTGAAATGG ATCAACAACTTCGAGAGTTACACACGGCTTGTGATGAAATCATCAACAG CCTTTCTCTGAAAAATCTATTGGAGACCCTCCTGGCGGTGGGAAACTACCTCAATGGGTCCTCGCAAAACGGACAAGCAGACGGATTTAGCATTAATATCCTCAACAAACTCAAAGACATTAAAGATATT GATGACAAGGGCAACCTTTTAGAATTTATTATGAAAATGTACTGCCAGTTTTACGAAGTAGAAATTGACCTCGGATGCCCTACTCGATTCCGACTTCCAGAACCTTCTAACATGAGACATGCTGCTCAG GTGTCCTTTGAGAGTATTCATGAATCTCTTGCCACACTTCACGCAGAACTCCGCTCATTTCAAGACAAG ATCCTTGAAAGGTTGACAAAAACGGAGTCATCCCAGTCTGTCACCAGTTTCAGGACAATTGCTGATAATTTCTTTACTTCAA CGCAAGAGGTTATGACAGAAGCAGACACTCGTCTTAGGGAAACAAAGGACATGTTCGAAAAGACCAAACTCTATTTTATGTACGACAACCCCCAG TGTACTCCACAAGATTTTTTCCAAATATGGGCTGTGTTCCTTCATGACTGCAAATACTACTGGAAGCTGGCTCATAGAAAGATTGCAAAAGACCGATTTGAATTCGAATTTAAATACAAGGGCCAAATG TCTGTTAACTCGGCCCACGGGTACGATAGTTTTCGAGCCAGCATGCTTCGAAGACTCACTACATTACACCAGACAATCCCTGATAGAACTTCTGCTGAAAATCAAACTCCGAAACCCCAGCTTAATAACTGGACCGACACAGTAGATGCTAAAACCACAAGTGAAGTTTTTGATAAAGGAAGTTTCGCGCTTAAGAAACAAGATTTAGACATAACATCTTCTTCATCCCCAAAGCTACTAACGTCTGAGCCCCCTGCAAGTCTTCACAAACCACAACCAGTGATGAATGGTCACCAGGATGTTCCATTGTTACAAACGTCGTCAAATTATGAAAATCACGAGGACATAGAAAATGTGGGAGTAGGGCCCCAGTCTGATACCCGTAGTGATCCTATTGACGAAAGACCACCAATGCCATTACCTGGTCAGGATTTAACTGATCAAAAGCTGTCAGAAAAACAAGCAACATTTTCCATTAAAACATGGCTGAAACGAGAGCCAGGTCGATCTCTTGAAACGCCAGAGCCACAGGCAAAGCGACCGTCTTCTAGTACGACATTTAGTAAGCTACGTAGTAATTTCGTTCAAAAAATCACTGGCTCTAATAGTCACACACCAAAAAGACCAAATCAGCTCAGTGTCCCCAATCATCAAAATGCTGAAGTCACCGAATCTTTTGTCAGACCTCTAGAGGTATCCCCTTCATTTACCCCGCTTAAAATAACCACAGACTTTGAAAACATCGACCCATATGTGACAAGTTTGGGTCGTGAAGATCGACAGAACGTAGAATCCTCAAATAATAATGTAAGGAATTACCCATTCACAAGTTCCGCTGATAGACGAAATTTTGACCATCGGTGGTCAGCGGGTCGACGTGGAAGACATCCAGGAAGAAACGGATCCGACATTTCTACAGAGTATGCCGGATTGTACCATACTCCTCCTTTCTCAAACACTGCTGTAGATAGAGATGGATATGCCTCACCAAATGTGATTGGACCATTTACCAAAAGTGatataaataacaatgaaaaacaCTTAAACGGGGAAAATAATATTGACCGAGATAGAAGTGTTCATGTTCTTTCTAGAGCACCCTTGTCTCATTCTGACCATCATAACCTTTCATTTCAATCTAGAGATAATGCACCTTCTTTAAAAAAGTTAAATTCGGGAAATACACCAAACTATAAATCAAAAAGCAATTCTAGACAGGTTCGACTGGATGTGTCTTCTGCTATGAAGTACCAAACAGAAATGGGATCACAGCAACTCGCCGAAATGACGCCTTCAGATATGTCGCATACTGATCTGAAAGTCCCAATGCGCGAACACAGACCCCCACCTTCCATAGATAATAGTCCTGCTCAAGCAGAGACAAAGAAAGAATCTTCTTGGAGAAAGGAACTAAGTAATTTGTACAACCAGTCTGCAACATCTTCACACACTAACGAAGAGAAACCGATAAAAATCACATTGGGTCGGGCCCATCAACGACAGCAAAAGGCAGCCCAGCAAcagcaacaacaaaacaatCTCAAACCTATCGCTGGGAATGTCGGAAACAGTATCACAAAGAGAGATACTCCACCTCAAAAACCACCACGAACTCCACAAATGCAGCGATCACATTGTCATATGGATCTATCCCAAACAAACGCAGACCAGGAGAAACCAATAGTTCCTGATAGAAGTCGTGCACAGCATCACGCCATCACATCACTTATCAACCGATTTGAGAAAAACGCTCCTTTAAACGATGCTAACTCAATTAATCGTAATTTGAAAAGTAAGAAATTAGTGATCACTTCAACTCCACTGACGGAAAATAAAACATTCCCTGAAGATGGAGAGGATCCCCCTCCACTGCCTCCGAGATTTGATCATCAGTACCCCGAGGGTAAAGGGCAGTACACTTCTAATTCCAACGAATCAACCCTAGTGAAAACACCGGTTAGCAACCAGTTAGAAACCAAACAGTCACAAAGTGTACCTAATTATTTACATTCCAAACGTTTTGATATACATATGAGTGATGGTAGTGCCTCCATGCCCAAACCCATTCATTCTCGGGAGAGCACTGGTTTGAGTGACGTGGACGGCTACACTGACCAACTACGCAAAGCGGCCAGTAGTTCTGTTTTTGACAGATATAAACAGCATAAACCCCAAACTCATATTGACACAGATTCAAAGTCCAACATAGAAACTGCTCGTAGGAATCTAAATCTTGTTTACGACAGACAAAGTGTTCCAAGTTCTAACTACAACACACAGTCCACAAGCACGCATCAACCAATGTCTTCTTATGGAAGTCGTGCTTCCTCTCTGCAAACAAATACTCCAAATTATACCAAAGTCAGTCATAATCACGTGACCACAGCTCCTTCCTCTTACAACAATCACCGCGCTCAATGGAGGGAGGAGGGTTCAGCAGTCATCGTTAAACCCCCAGTAACGCAAGGGATGGTCATGGACTTTTAg